The window gtcacacgccgcccgccctgtagtcgcccgtaatcagacccagagcgaacacgctccggggactgattacatacggggtgccgcgtgcatgatcccgggggtccccagcggtgggactcccgcgatcaggcatcttatcccctatcctttggataggggataagatgtttaagcaccggagaacccctttaaggggttaaatacagcaTCTGCCTGAGCATCAAAAATATTGTTTACCATCCAGTGGTGAAAGAATGCGAAGGGTAAAACAAGAGCTGCATTCGGTTATCTGCCTCCATCTTGTGATGCATCATTTCAGTGAAAGTGATGTCCATTGTTGCTTTATTTGGGGTTAGCATGCTGTGCATTGTTATTGCTGGGTAATGCAAAAGATACTGGCTATTGGTGAACCAAGGGAACTATGGAAGTCAAATGTTTGAGAAATATTGTTTACTAGTGTTATGTTTTCTTTATGTGCAAGTTCACAAATGTCATGCATTCCAGCTGTTGACGTTTACACTGAATttgatattactttttttttttttttgacaggctGGTACTGGGGCCACATGACAGTCAGCGAGGCCAAGGAAAAACTGCAGGATGCCCCTGAAGGCACTTTTCTTGTTAGAGACAGTTCACATACAGATTACCTCTTAACTATCTCTGTGAAGACCTCAGCAGGACCAACAAACCTGCGCATTGAGTATAGGGAGGGGAAGTTTAGGTTGGACTCTGTCGTATGTGTACGCTCCAGACTGAAGCAATTTGATAGTGTCGTCCATCTTATCGAGTATTATGTTCTACTGTCCAAGAACAAGAAAATTGAGACAGAGACTCTTCCCAACAGGACAGTGCACCTTTGGCTAGTTAAGCCACTTTACACATCTACCCCTTCTTTACAGCACCTTTGTAGAATGGCTGTCAACAAATGCACGGACAAGATCCATGAACTGCCTTTACCCATGAGATTAAAGGAATACATAACAGAATACCGTTATCATGTGTAGACATTTCCTGTTTCATGCCTGCAGCATcagaaataaaagtgtaaaacttCCAAATCTAGCCAAATAAGTTAGAGGTTGTCGGTTCCAAGGAGTTTATATCGCATCATTTTATTTCAAGTAATTGTCATAGGACATATCGTGTCTTAGAATGAATCATTTATGGTATGACATTTTCTCCATACCGTGCCTAAATGAGACTCTGTGGAACAAGAATTTGTGATTCCTTAAAATGCACAatgtggttttgttttgttttttagcagtactcccaattttttttgttattaaggCAGTGGATGGTGAAAGAAGAGGCAATTTAAGGTCTTTCTACCTGGGATATTCTGGCTAACACTCTAATTTTGGTTCTGTTAAAATGACTGTCTCGAATCAAAAGTGGCTCTGGTGGTCATCGTAAAGCTGACCACAGAGAAGGGGAAAAGAAATTTGGTAGCAGTCAAGTCATGCTCTGCCTCAACCAGCAGAATTAATCAGATTAAGATTTTGGTGGAGAACATCTTGAACATTTAGGTTCCTAGCCAAGTACTATGTAATGACTCTTGCCTTGCAGTGGTTTACATTTGTATTACAATGGGGCCCATCATAGCTCACATATATTACTTGAGCAATGAAAAGCTCAGTCTAAAATGCTGTTTTGACCACTAGTGTCAGAATGAAATGCGTGCTATTTGTTCCTGCACAGAGTAATGCTGTTGGATTCAATTCTAATGAAACTATAATAATTTGTTAAAGTCAGCATTTATGTTGGCAGCAGTTACCACTAGCTATTGTCACTCTTTTGACTATGTTAGGCTGGTTCTCCCAAGCCTTTCTGGTATAAGAACATATATAGTTAAAAGCATCGACCATACTTGTGCTGCAATGTGACTTCCTGGCTCATTTGCAGACTAGGAGATTATGTGAGATTAGACAACGCATCCTTATCCACAAAGGATGCTGGAACATGGACTGCATtcccagcatttttgtgtaaggaaatgtaACAACTCTTCGTTGAGATTTGTTTCACTAATATAATAAGTGCACTGTTTAACAGCAATTTATGAGCTAACTCTCAATCTCCTAACATGAAAGAAGTGACAAAACTATTTCCAATGATCTGATTTAACCACAACCAGAgtgaaaaagtttttaaaatgtaGGTTGGAAATGTGAAGGGGTTACCTTTTAGTTATAGTAACATCTCATTTTTCCTTTCCAGTAAAGTTTATAAATAAGTCCCAATGTATGCCATGAGATAAATCCTCATTATGTACGCATTTCTTACCATGCGGTAAATGCAGCCAAAAGAACAAAATAAATGGCAGATGTGTTTACATATGATATGTACTCATAGTAAAGTAACACAGCCAAAGTATCACAGTGTGCCAAAGATTGCAGAGCTCCGTCTTGGAGAATAGTTTATGGGATCAAATTGTATCAAGGCTCTGATGCCATTTTCTCCACGTCTGTATTGTATTCCTCCACGTGTGTACAATGAGGCCACTTTCACACTTTTGTATTGTGcatcaaaatttgtaaaccaaaactAGGAGTGATTCCAGAACAGGGTAGAGGGACacactttttattatatatatattttttttgtttgacgTCAAGTTTTGCCTAACAAATACTGATTaataatactgaccaaaatatgaAAGTGGCCTATAGGGAGATAACTAAAGCTCTATTCAGATTTCGTCACACGTGGTAGGAAAAAACGCCGCTATTTGTTTTTATGAAAAATGACGGACCCTTTTAGCAGAACCAATGTAAACCATAAGTTAGTGAGGTCTATTTGGTGCCTGTCGCTGCATTATGTTTTCTATTTTGTAAACTTATACCATGATGCagatgttaacagagccttagtTCAAACCCAGATGCACCTACACATTAAGAAATTCACCTAGATACATAATAAAACATAGAGACAATGCACAAAAGTTTCAGTAGTGGAATTTAGACATTTATGTGGAAAAGCTTTAGTATAGCACTGGTGTATTTAATCTTTCCAAAGTAAGCATCACACTGTGTGGGTTTCATATTTAATCCATACAGATGAAGTTAAAGGAAACTCCACTAAATGGTACCCCCATAAGTTTTAATGTGGTCAAAACTTGCATTAGATGCACAGAAAGTCATACTGCAGTACTATAGTCCTGGACTGCGCTAAGTTTATGCTCACACATGGGAGATATGCTGCATTTGTTGAAACTATGCCTATTTTACTTAAACAGGGAAatcaaaatctacaaaaaaaatccaaaacataTCCCCTACATGCCTTAAAGAGAGAAAACACTGCTATATGTTTGGGTAACATCGAGGTTCACTTACTTTGGAGTCTAGCTGGAGTGAGTAAAGCTGTAAATTACACCTGCTACAGAttcataaaaaaaagcaaaaccaaTGCATTTCCTGTATTTGTATAATCTGTTATGAAAGAAAACTAATTTATGTAAAATATGGGGGCCTTCATATCTTACTCCCACTTTATTTTTGAGGGTTGTAGAGTttgaagaggacctgtggccaacctctCAAATTTAGATTTGACGGTCATAAATTAGCTTTGGGTTCCCTGATTACATACCTTTTTTAATACACCCTCCCGTTTctaagggtttatagtttgtataATAATTCAAAGAATCGGTCAGATGGGTATAAACTTAATTTAGAAAATAGGAATACATATCACCTGATGGGTGAGAATATAAAGTCATGGGTTGTGAAGATTTTACATTGTGGGGCTTGTATACCTATTACACACCCCTGGatgtataattccccccccccttcacctgatattcactcctattattaaaattaagttcacactcATCTGGTTGATTCTATAAATTATCAGAAAAACAATAAAACCACGTATCTCGGGAATGGAAgagtgtatcaagaaactgtaaaaagatgATCAGGGCA is drawn from Hyla sarda isolate aHylSar1 chromosome 4, aHylSar1.hap1, whole genome shotgun sequence and contains these coding sequences:
- the SOCS2 gene encoding suppressor of cytokine signaling 2 isoform X3, giving the protein MILPKHVHYCLAGWYWGHMTVSEAKEKLQDAPEGTFLVRDSSHTDYLLTISVKTSAGPTNLRIEYREGKFRLDSVVCVRSRLKQFDSVVHLIEYYVLLSKNKKIETETLPNRTVHLWLVKPLYTSTPSLQHLCRMAVNKCTDKIHELPLPMRLKEYITEYRYHV
- the SOCS2 gene encoding suppressor of cytokine signaling 2 isoform X1; the encoded protein is MTLRSPDTADSTSTIDSEAGHRGTPSGDTHGNTGKDEHIAMSLGELRRSGWYWGHMTVSEAKEKLQDAPEGTFLVRDSSHTDYLLTISVKTSAGPTNLRIEYREGKFRLDSVVCVRSRLKQFDSVVHLIEYYVLLSKNKKIETETLPNRTVHLWLVKPLYTSTPSLQHLCRMAVNKCTDKIHELPLPMRLKEYITEYRYHV
- the SOCS2 gene encoding suppressor of cytokine signaling 2 isoform X2, giving the protein MEAGTCRRRCLEISDRRWRLLDPGLGWYWGHMTVSEAKEKLQDAPEGTFLVRDSSHTDYLLTISVKTSAGPTNLRIEYREGKFRLDSVVCVRSRLKQFDSVVHLIEYYVLLSKNKKIETETLPNRTVHLWLVKPLYTSTPSLQHLCRMAVNKCTDKIHELPLPMRLKEYITEYRYHV